The genome window AGCTTCCGGAGTGCACTCTTCTTTTGAAAGGCGTTTTACCTCCGCCCCGTCTTTCCAGAAGAGGAACGTCGGAAGGCCCATTACCTTGAAGCCCATTGCGACCCTTTTGTTTGCAGAGCAGTCGACTGACGTGAATTTGACCTTGCCCTCGAATTCCTTTTCCATTTCGTGATAGTGCGGCATGAGTCCCATGCAGGGGACACACTGGGGGCCCCAGAAATCTACCACTAC of Synergistaceae bacterium contains these proteins:
- a CDS encoding thioredoxin family protein; this translates as VVVDFWGPQCVPCMGLMPHYHEMEKEFEGKVKFTSVDCSANKRVAMGFKVMGLPTFLFWKDGAEVKRLSKEECTPEAIRAEIEKLIA